Proteins encoded together in one Lathyrus oleraceus cultivar Zhongwan6 chromosome 5, CAAS_Psat_ZW6_1.0, whole genome shotgun sequence window:
- the LOC127079576 gene encoding uncharacterized protein LOC127079576: MELGRRNTKKYTFKCPDLTELKKLGSMIVSPEDFRAQYGRLMGILKTKVEDGVLNTLIHGSEKTSTSAAIAKALHLETFVVKTNFTKKGGILGLTSRFLLEKAFIFVEADTRDAFEAIFALLIYGIVLFPNIDDFVDVNAIQIFLIGNPVPTLLGDTYLFIHHRTKKGGGNILCCSPLLYKWFISHLPRSRLFRENPQKLRWSQRRQLGYPMVDKPDNLLLSGIFYLNEEESSGLKDRIIHAWRNIHRKGKDRLGRNNCVAFEPYTQWVCARASEFKMPYALEKPSFPFAITSSSTIPIENREEFQEVLDRLKLERDTWEGKYHVLNDKKMKMEQQLKEKNDLIEILE, from the exons ATGGAACTTGGAAGGAGGAATACCAAGAAATACACTTTCAAATGTCCTGATTTAACAGAGTTGAAGAAGCTTGGTTCTATGATAGTTAGTCCAGAGGATTTCAGAGCTCAGTATGGAAGACTTATGGGTATcttgaagaccaaggttgaagatggAGTTCTCAACACCCTGAtaca TGGCTCAGAAAAGACCTCTACATCAGCAGCTATTGCTAAAGCACTTCACCTAGAAACGTTTGTTGTGAAGACCAACTTCACTAAAAAAGGAGGGATTTTAGGTCTAACCTCTAGATTCCTGTTGGAGAAAGCCTTTATCTTTGTAGAAGCAGATACTAGAGATGCCTTTGAAGCCATTTTTGCTCTACTCATTTATGGAATTGTGCTCTTCCCAAACATTGATGACTTTGTGGATGTTAATGCTATACAAATCTTCTTAATTGGTAACCCAGTACCCACATTACTTGGAGATACATACCTTTTTATCCATCACAGGACAAAGAAAGGTGGTGGAAACATTCTTTGTTGTTCACCTCTcctatataagtggtttatttctcacttacccAGATCCAGGCTCTTCAGGGAGAATCCACAGAAGCTCAGATGGTCTCAGAG ACGCCAGTTAGGATATCCTATGGTGGATAAACCCGATAACCTTCTGTTGTCGGGTATCTTTTACCTTAATGAAGAAGAGAGTTCCGGTCTGAAGGATAGAATCATACATGCTTGGCGCAACATTCACAGGAAAGGAAAAGACCGATTAGGAAGAAATAATTGTGTTGCTTTTGAGCCCTACACCCAATGGGTTTGTGCTAGAGCCAGTGAATTTAAGATGCCCTATGCTCTTGAGAAACCTTCATTCCCTTTTGCTATAACATCATCATCCACCATTCCTATTGAGAATAGGGAAGAGTTTCAAGAAGTTTTGGATAGGTTGAAATTGGAAAGAGACACTTGGGAAGGCAAGTACCATGTCTTGAATGataagaagatgaagatggagcAGCAACTAAAGGAGAAGAatgatttgattgagatcttGGAATAA